One window of Novipirellula aureliae genomic DNA carries:
- a CDS encoding DotU family type IV/VI secretion system protein: MSPEFAAAVDPIITYVLSVMDEVEAGRTPSPEDVSTRVRGLLDQSENKLGQRSDWELAKYALIGWVDDLLIEAPWDGRVWWEQNRLEFQLFRSADAFTAFYLQAKKATEFPKKDALEVFYVCVVLGFRGLYGDPDATAHAEDFGLPKTLQEWARRASMAIQLGQGRPPILEQGRPGLGAPPLEGKYLLIGSGVFCLLLIAVALATAHKVFWS; encoded by the coding sequence ATGTCACCCGAGTTTGCTGCTGCTGTCGATCCGATTATCACCTACGTCTTGTCCGTCATGGACGAGGTCGAGGCGGGGCGAACGCCATCACCCGAGGACGTCAGTACGCGTGTTCGTGGTTTGCTCGACCAGTCCGAAAACAAGCTCGGTCAGCGGAGCGATTGGGAGTTGGCAAAGTATGCGTTGATAGGCTGGGTCGATGACCTCTTGATCGAAGCACCGTGGGATGGCCGAGTGTGGTGGGAACAAAATCGTTTGGAGTTTCAATTGTTTCGCTCGGCGGACGCATTTACCGCATTTTATCTGCAAGCCAAAAAGGCGACGGAGTTTCCTAAAAAGGATGCTCTTGAAGTCTTTTACGTTTGTGTCGTCCTCGGATTTCGAGGGCTCTACGGAGATCCTGATGCGACGGCTCATGCCGAGGATTTTGGGCTTCCCAAGACGCTGCAAGAATGGGCTCGCCGGGCATCGATGGCGATTCAGCTCGGCCAGGGACGACCACCGATTCTAGAACAGGGTCGGCCTGGACTTGGAGCGCCACCGCTTGAAGGTAAATACCTTCTTATCGGCAGTGGTGTGTTTTGTTTGCTTCTCATTGCGGTTGCGTTAGCGACCGCCCATAAAGTTTTTTGGAGTTAG
- a CDS encoding type VI secretion protein IcmF/TssM N-terminal domain-containing protein produces MQAIRNFVDAITYPFRVLARIPSNVISSPRRMLGLSLQMRTAILLFIGLLIVATVWVIMRAMLDDRIQLSQFLWREFPVIVVLVLVIPIVVWYALKLWLEGEPSPYPEIDRVWDAALASMAQQSIDPSETPLFIVMGPSSVTAANAFMASSCLQFPVTVPVGPAPLHVFANQQGIYVVCTESCCLAGLLGKGLSAIGGQTPAASPAAAAYDPTRTMQVSTDGHGGGFTLPPPPAGPASGAVPSRSSRETMGAFPASDLGPSSAGSGASPSNAPNQSFGETLTGLPGSTPPMPQASGSLASGSLASGSQASGSQASGSLAAGMPAAGMQGTMMVGAGGFGAPIVHQPSSSATPRLDPGQSEQATAKLAYICRCIRRVRDPLAPINGALIATPFKLLADGSQEAVNQLQTALNSDLATLRGATRMRCSVTHIVEGMEEEAGFRELIRRVGTDRVATQRFGKGFGLWNPPNSDQLDALVRHACGAFEDWSYLLFREDESLSKRGNRHLYGLLCRIRTKFLPRLTHVIQSAYSIDHNGATIAKREPLLFSGCYFVANGDSPDRQAFLASVFRKSQAEEEELEWGSEAVREEQQMQTGVQILLVINGVLAATIAAMLIYYKTQS; encoded by the coding sequence ATGCAAGCGATCCGAAATTTTGTCGATGCGATTACTTATCCCTTCCGGGTGCTCGCGCGGATTCCCAGTAATGTCATCAGTTCGCCACGAAGGATGCTCGGGCTTTCGCTGCAGATGCGCACGGCGATTCTGCTCTTCATCGGACTGTTGATCGTCGCCACCGTGTGGGTGATCATGCGAGCAATGCTGGATGATCGAATTCAACTAAGCCAATTTTTGTGGCGAGAATTTCCGGTCATCGTTGTCTTGGTCTTAGTCATTCCCATCGTGGTTTGGTATGCCTTGAAACTATGGCTCGAAGGCGAACCCTCACCCTATCCCGAAATTGATCGTGTTTGGGATGCCGCGTTGGCGTCCATGGCCCAACAATCGATCGATCCGTCAGAGACACCATTGTTTATCGTCATGGGCCCATCGAGCGTGACAGCCGCCAATGCGTTTATGGCTTCATCCTGTCTGCAATTTCCCGTCACCGTTCCAGTCGGACCTGCTCCGCTGCATGTCTTTGCGAACCAGCAAGGCATTTATGTTGTGTGCACCGAAAGTTGTTGTCTAGCAGGGCTGTTGGGCAAGGGCTTATCGGCAATCGGTGGACAAACCCCAGCGGCTTCGCCGGCTGCGGCCGCTTATGATCCAACGCGAACCATGCAGGTCAGCACGGACGGTCATGGCGGCGGATTCACGTTACCGCCACCTCCGGCAGGCCCCGCTTCGGGCGCAGTCCCTTCACGGTCATCGCGAGAAACGATGGGAGCGTTTCCTGCCAGCGACTTGGGGCCGTCTTCCGCTGGCTCAGGTGCCTCCCCTAGTAACGCACCCAATCAATCCTTTGGTGAGACACTGACGGGATTGCCAGGCAGTACACCTCCGATGCCACAGGCCTCCGGTTCACTGGCCTCCGGTTCACTGGCCTCCGGTTCACAGGCTTCCGGTTCCCAGGCTTCCGGTTCACTGGCAGCAGGCATGCCGGCGGCGGGTATGCAGGGGACAATGATGGTCGGCGCGGGCGGATTTGGTGCGCCGATCGTCCATCAGCCTAGCAGTAGTGCAACCCCCCGCCTCGACCCTGGCCAATCCGAACAAGCGACGGCAAAGCTAGCATATATCTGTCGCTGTATACGCCGCGTTCGCGATCCTTTGGCACCGATCAACGGAGCGTTGATCGCGACCCCGTTCAAACTTTTGGCTGACGGTTCGCAAGAGGCGGTCAACCAACTGCAAACGGCCTTGAACTCCGATTTGGCAACTCTGCGTGGGGCGACCCGAATGCGATGCAGTGTCACGCATATCGTCGAAGGAATGGAAGAGGAGGCGGGTTTCCGAGAATTGATTCGCCGGGTTGGCACCGACCGTGTTGCGACGCAACGTTTCGGGAAAGGGTTCGGGCTTTGGAATCCTCCCAACAGCGACCAACTCGATGCTCTCGTCCGTCATGCCTGCGGTGCGTTCGAAGATTGGTCCTATTTGCTATTTCGTGAAGACGAGAGTTTGAGTAAGCGTGGCAATCGCCATCTGTATGGATTGCTATGCCGAATTCGAACCAAGTTTCTGCCTCGGTTGACCCACGTCATCCAATCGGCCTACAGCATCGATCACAATGGGGCAACGATTGCAAAACGCGAACCGCTGCTGTTTAGCGGTTGCTACTTTGTCGCCAATGGTGATTCCCCTGATCGGCAAGCGTTTCTGGCAAGCGTGTTTCGCAAGAGCCAAGCCGAGGAAGAAGAGTTGGAATGGGGCAGCGAGGCGGTACGTGAGGAACAGCAAATGCA
- the tssK gene encoding type VI secretion system baseplate subunit TssK: MQNEQVAWLEGMFLRPHHMQTAQRSNAEFVANQVALDHGYSYGLRRISYSKEAIANGQFELSECQARLRDGTVVWLRTGQEPDRVELGGSSVPSKDLSEAFKDDETIDVYLAVPKLRLGRANTLPERGGEHRYVSSATTVPDENGGGNEQEIEQRALNVQILLGKDNLAGFETMPIARIKRSGATEAAPEIDEDYIPPVLACEAWPELGRDYVRACYDIIGQKIDVLSAQVTSRGIMQGALEAGDINRLMMLMSLNEGFASLRSLAFASGVHPLIAYTELCRIVGSLSIFRSDRRPGEIPLYDHDDLARIFRWVREEIRALITEVQEYKYERRDFIGAGRGLEVSLSPKWLSRNWEWFIGIQHTQINAQQIRELLLPGRLDWKLGSSEKVDWMYKYRVPGLAIEETPAPRALPQGDNWIFYAVKRSGPIWDQLQSQDAPTLAARFTESLIENLDSLQGQKDLHINAGDIRGMIRLSLFAVPIG, encoded by the coding sequence ATGCAAAACGAGCAGGTCGCTTGGCTCGAAGGCATGTTCCTTCGGCCACATCACATGCAAACGGCTCAGCGGAGCAATGCTGAATTCGTAGCCAATCAAGTCGCACTTGACCATGGCTACAGTTATGGACTGCGACGGATCAGTTATAGCAAAGAGGCGATCGCCAACGGCCAATTTGAGCTAAGTGAATGCCAAGCACGGTTGCGAGATGGCACGGTCGTTTGGCTGCGCACCGGTCAGGAACCCGATCGAGTCGAGTTGGGCGGTTCATCGGTTCCCAGCAAGGATTTATCGGAGGCGTTTAAGGACGACGAAACGATCGACGTCTATTTGGCCGTTCCTAAACTGCGACTCGGACGCGCCAACACGCTACCTGAACGTGGGGGTGAGCACCGCTATGTATCGAGCGCAACGACGGTTCCCGATGAAAACGGTGGCGGGAACGAACAAGAGATTGAGCAGCGAGCGTTGAATGTCCAAATCCTACTCGGAAAAGATAATCTTGCCGGTTTTGAAACGATGCCGATCGCTCGTATCAAACGCAGCGGAGCGACCGAGGCAGCACCTGAGATTGATGAAGATTACATTCCTCCGGTGCTAGCATGTGAAGCGTGGCCGGAGTTAGGACGTGATTACGTTCGAGCTTGCTACGACATCATCGGGCAAAAAATTGACGTCTTGAGTGCTCAAGTGACCAGTCGTGGGATCATGCAAGGAGCGCTTGAAGCGGGCGATATCAACCGTTTGATGATGTTAATGTCGCTTAACGAAGGTTTCGCATCGCTACGCTCCTTGGCGTTTGCCAGCGGTGTTCATCCGTTGATCGCCTACACCGAATTGTGCCGCATCGTTGGTTCGCTCTCCATTTTTCGTAGCGATCGCAGGCCCGGTGAAATCCCGCTCTACGATCATGATGATCTGGCCCGCATTTTTCGCTGGGTACGCGAAGAGATTCGTGCATTGATCACCGAAGTGCAAGAGTATAAGTACGAGCGTCGCGACTTTATCGGGGCCGGGCGGGGGTTGGAGGTATCGCTCAGCCCGAAATGGCTGTCTCGAAATTGGGAATGGTTTATCGGGATCCAGCACACCCAGATCAACGCCCAGCAAATTCGCGAGCTTCTGCTACCCGGTCGATTGGATTGGAAACTCGGTAGCAGTGAAAAGGTTGATTGGATGTACAAGTATCGTGTCCCGGGTTTGGCGATCGAAGAGACGCCCGCGCCACGTGCCTTGCCGCAAGGGGACAATTGGATCTTTTATGCGGTCAAGCGAAGTGGTCCAATTTGGGACCAATTGCAATCGCAAGATGCACCGACCTTGGCGGCCCGTTTTACCGAAAGTCTGATTGAGAATCTCGATTCGCTTCAAGGCCAAAAGGATCTGCACATCAACGCAGGCGATATTCGCGGCATGATCCGGCTCAGTTTGTTTGCTGTTCCTATTGGCTGA